Proteins encoded by one window of Thermococcus sp. Bubb.Bath:
- a CDS encoding radical SAM protein — MVKLVRVSYGTAIAMGLIRAKLLARPTTAYLMTYWPGRCSNDCAFCAQARSSRADLEKLSRVVWPAFRVDEVVERLKNGDFARICLQTIEYPGMLDDVFELLEAFSTINLPVSISVTPVDSETLERFKSLGVDYIGVGLDAASERIFGDIKPDASWNELWDFTARVVNVFGQGRAVIHIIVGLGETDREVVDAFIRARRIGADVSLFAFTPIKGTRLENLKPPSVERYRRIQLARYLVSIGGEDTIVFEGDSIRGFTLSEEKLLMIPPTVFMTHGCPGCNRPYYNERPGKEPYNYPFPPKREEAMKTLGLIL; from the coding sequence ATGGTTAAGCTGGTAAGGGTCTCCTATGGAACGGCCATAGCAATGGGTCTAATCAGGGCAAAGCTGCTCGCGAGACCGACCACCGCTTACCTCATGACCTACTGGCCTGGAAGATGCTCCAACGACTGCGCCTTCTGCGCCCAGGCCCGCTCCAGCAGAGCCGACCTGGAAAAGCTCTCCCGCGTCGTGTGGCCGGCCTTCCGGGTTGATGAAGTAGTGGAGCGCCTTAAAAACGGCGATTTCGCGAGAATCTGCCTCCAGACGATTGAGTATCCCGGAATGCTGGATGATGTTTTTGAACTCCTTGAGGCATTTTCCACCATTAACCTACCCGTTTCGATCTCGGTAACGCCAGTCGATTCCGAGACCCTTGAACGCTTCAAATCCCTTGGTGTTGACTACATTGGTGTCGGCCTCGATGCCGCCAGCGAGAGGATTTTTGGGGACATCAAGCCCGATGCCTCCTGGAATGAACTGTGGGATTTTACGGCAAGGGTAGTTAATGTCTTCGGGCAGGGAAGGGCGGTTATACACATAATCGTCGGCCTCGGTGAGACGGATAGAGAGGTCGTTGATGCCTTCATCAGAGCGAGGAGGATAGGTGCCGACGTCTCACTCTTTGCCTTCACGCCGATAAAGGGAACCAGGCTTGAGAACCTCAAGCCGCCGAGCGTAGAGCGCTATAGAAGAATCCAGCTGGCGAGGTACCTCGTGAGCATCGGAGGGGAGGATACTATAGTCTTTGAGGGGGACTCTATCAGGGGGTTTACCCTTTCCGAGGAAAAGCTGTTGATGATACCCCCGACGGTTTTCATGACGCACGGCTGTCCAGGTTGCAACAGGCCCTACTACAATGAGAGACCTGGAAAAGAGCCCTACAACTACCCGTTTCCACCAAAAAGGGAAGAAGCAATGAAGACCCTTGGGCTCATCCTTTGA
- a CDS encoding MFS transporter yields the protein MGSWKDIWLLNLALFMYFLGISVLSPVVPPFLVSLHADPFLVGLVTGLTSALSVLSKPIGGLIGDRGYRFHALMGGTLFGALSGVLYVVSALTANVYLFAFARAFHGFSMGIFFPSSLAAAVDLAPVGRMGETLAWRGMMFSVGNIVGPVLGGYSSDVTGFAGAFALTALFSLTGFAFAFWAWREAPPVVAEEHHSEGSYRELLKPTFIAVSLTLFFFSVSYAGVTTFLPAYYKSISLKQSLFGYYMMVIGTFSLVTRLIGGKSADRFGPLIPTVIGLLSVLAGYISLQLSLLPPGSYISAALIGTGFGLSVPAMQLMALGDLPQRIRTMGSSIYTMFLDLGTLAGQISLGYVAQLRGYTGVFPVLPLILGVSFITLFAPYLRRSGDG from the coding sequence GTGGGGTCATGGAAGGACATCTGGCTGCTCAATCTGGCCCTCTTCATGTATTTCCTGGGGATAAGCGTCCTCTCCCCTGTTGTTCCCCCATTCTTAGTTAGCCTACACGCCGACCCATTTCTGGTAGGCCTCGTCACGGGTTTGACTTCCGCCCTCTCCGTCCTCTCGAAGCCGATAGGCGGCCTCATTGGGGACAGGGGTTACCGCTTCCACGCCCTCATGGGTGGCACTCTATTCGGTGCCCTCTCCGGCGTTCTCTACGTTGTATCTGCCCTTACTGCCAACGTCTACCTGTTCGCCTTTGCCAGGGCATTCCACGGCTTCTCCATGGGCATATTCTTCCCGTCGAGCCTCGCGGCGGCGGTTGATTTGGCACCCGTTGGAAGGATGGGTGAGACACTGGCTTGGCGTGGCATGATGTTCTCCGTTGGCAACATAGTCGGTCCCGTTCTCGGTGGATACTCCTCGGACGTTACTGGCTTCGCAGGGGCCTTTGCCCTTACCGCCCTCTTCTCCCTCACGGGTTTTGCCTTCGCCTTCTGGGCCTGGCGCGAGGCTCCCCCAGTGGTGGCCGAGGAGCATCACAGCGAGGGAAGCTATCGGGAGCTTCTAAAGCCAACTTTCATAGCCGTTTCTTTGACACTGTTCTTCTTTTCGGTCAGCTACGCGGGCGTCACCACCTTTCTACCGGCATACTACAAGTCAATCTCGCTTAAGCAGAGCCTCTTCGGCTACTACATGATGGTCATAGGGACGTTCTCCCTCGTCACGAGGCTGATTGGAGGAAAGAGCGCCGACAGGTTCGGCCCGCTGATTCCGACGGTTATCGGGCTCTTGAGCGTCCTTGCCGGCTACATCTCCCTCCAGCTCTCCCTCCTGCCCCCCGGCTCGTACATAAGCGCCGCGCTGATAGGAACGGGCTTCGGCCTCTCCGTTCCCGCGATGCAGCTTATGGCGCTCGGCGACCTTCCCCAGAGAATAAGGACGATGGGGTCGAGCATATACACCATGTTCCTTGACCTCGGAACGCTGGCCGGACAGATAAGCCTCGGATACGTCGCCCAGCTCAGGGGTTACACGGGCGTCTTCCCGGTTCTTCCCCTCATCCTGGGGGTTTCATTTATAACCCTCTTCGCACCCTACCTACGGAGGTCTGGGGATGGTTAA
- a CDS encoding isoaspartyl peptidase/L-asparaginase family protein — translation MVAIIVHGGAGTIRNEERIPKVLDGVREAVLAGWRELKRGSALDAVEEAVKALEDNPIFNAGTGSVLTLDGKVEMDAAVMRGKTLEAGAVAGIWGVRNPISVARKVMEKTDHVLLEGEGAVKFARLLGFEEYNPVTDERLKQWEELRKKLIESGETKHWKKLNELIKEYPEVLRSTVGAVAFDGEEVVAGTSTGGVFLKMFGRVGDTPIIGGGTYANEVAGASCTGLGEVAIKLALAKSATDFVRLGMDAQAASEAAISLATKYFGPDTMGIIMVDSKGNVGFAKNTKHMSHAFMRKGMKEPEAGV, via the coding sequence ATGGTTGCGATAATAGTCCACGGCGGTGCCGGCACGATAAGGAACGAGGAGCGGATTCCGAAGGTCCTCGATGGCGTCAGAGAAGCCGTTCTCGCGGGCTGGCGCGAACTGAAGCGTGGTTCGGCCCTCGATGCGGTTGAGGAGGCAGTAAAGGCCCTCGAGGACAACCCCATCTTCAATGCCGGAACCGGGAGTGTCCTCACCCTCGACGGAAAGGTTGAGATGGACGCGGCCGTAATGCGCGGCAAAACGCTGGAGGCTGGCGCCGTTGCTGGAATCTGGGGGGTTAGGAACCCCATAAGCGTCGCCCGTAAGGTTATGGAGAAGACCGACCACGTCCTTCTTGAGGGGGAAGGTGCCGTCAAGTTCGCCCGCCTCCTCGGTTTTGAGGAGTACAATCCGGTAACCGACGAGAGACTGAAGCAGTGGGAGGAACTCAGAAAGAAGCTCATCGAATCCGGTGAGACGAAGCACTGGAAGAAACTCAACGAGCTGATAAAGGAGTACCCCGAAGTCCTGAGGAGCACGGTTGGAGCTGTGGCCTTTGACGGTGAGGAAGTCGTTGCCGGAACCTCAACGGGGGGAGTTTTCCTCAAGATGTTCGGCCGCGTTGGTGACACACCGATAATAGGAGGAGGAACCTACGCAAACGAAGTTGCCGGAGCTTCCTGCACCGGCCTGGGTGAGGTAGCCATAAAGCTGGCCTTGGCAAAGAGTGCTACCGACTTCGTCAGGCTCGGTATGGACGCTCAAGCGGCAAGCGAGGCCGCGATAAGTCTTGCCACCAAATACTTTGGCCCGGACACGATGGGCATCATAATGGTGGACTCCAAGGGCAACGTCGGCTTCGCCAAGAACACCAAGCACATGAGCCACGCCTTCATGAGGAAAGGCATGAAGGAGCCGGAGGCTGGTGTTTAG
- a CDS encoding DMT family transporter has product MNTLIPGSLAALGSAFGWAIATILIKVGMRSKSPVAVNLIRLYLVSVMYLAVLIPAGKLGEILSSRLEYLLAAFISAQFGFVIGDYFYFNALNWMGVSRTVPITSTYPLWTMLWAVLFLGRRVYLHKVLGAVLIVLAIVIVRRAEVKEKVDPRGFPFALLAPLSWSIAIVIMDWLTGYFDSFTLAGIRMLSAAIGASVFLPSKFGEIRNTTAREITVLTGAAFFGLLLGQYLFVYSTKLVGSQVSAPVSAINPIITAALAILFLKEPPNSRIMEGLLLAVVGVLLVSL; this is encoded by the coding sequence ATGAACACGCTCATCCCCGGCTCTCTCGCGGCGCTGGGTTCGGCCTTCGGATGGGCCATCGCAACCATTCTCATAAAGGTTGGAATGCGCTCAAAGAGCCCCGTTGCCGTGAACCTGATTCGGCTCTACCTAGTTTCCGTCATGTATCTAGCGGTTCTAATCCCCGCCGGGAAGCTCGGGGAAATCCTCTCCTCCAGGCTGGAATACCTCCTGGCCGCTTTCATTTCGGCCCAGTTTGGCTTCGTTATAGGGGACTACTTCTACTTCAATGCCCTCAACTGGATGGGTGTTTCGAGAACCGTCCCGATAACGTCAACCTACCCCCTCTGGACGATGCTGTGGGCCGTTCTCTTTCTCGGCCGCAGGGTTTATCTCCACAAGGTTCTCGGGGCCGTTTTGATAGTCCTCGCCATTGTAATCGTTAGGAGGGCAGAGGTTAAGGAAAAGGTCGATCCAAGAGGATTTCCCTTTGCCCTTCTCGCTCCCCTATCCTGGAGCATCGCGATAGTCATAATGGACTGGCTGACGGGCTACTTTGACTCCTTTACCCTCGCTGGCATTAGGATGCTCTCCGCGGCTATAGGGGCGAGCGTTTTCCTCCCCTCTAAGTTCGGTGAAATCAGGAACACGACGGCCAGGGAGATAACCGTCTTGACCGGGGCGGCTTTCTTCGGTCTGCTCCTCGGTCAATACCTCTTTGTCTATTCCACAAAGCTTGTGGGCTCTCAGGTTTCGGCGCCGGTTTCGGCTATAAACCCAATCATAACGGCAGCCCTCGCCATCCTTTTCCTGAAGGAGCCCCCAAATTCGAGAATAATGGAGGGCCTTCTCTTGGCGGTCGTTGGAGTTCTCTTAGTTTCCCTCTAA
- a CDS encoding tRNA-binding protein, translated as MWDTSKDYRLSVAEKSVELFLKTVEGARFKGKWDKKKAVQLAKEMVPEIQAMRYSYVDPRDLVGTPQMKALKEKANGIVEALGGEDWYHKLLSLADKSERGKVEEAVAKIKFFLNTILNLDKRLALGKINDPVIAVDIKVGEVMSVAKHPNADRLLVTNVNIGDRAITVVTNDLTVKEGNRVAVALLPPANFRGIVSEGMFLGAGEGVLKDVNGEVGGLPKGVPLEAFVETRNLVEAFLKG; from the coding sequence ATGTGGGATACAAGCAAGGACTATCGATTATCCGTGGCGGAGAAAAGCGTTGAGCTCTTCCTAAAAACCGTGGAGGGCGCCAGGTTCAAGGGTAAATGGGACAAGAAAAAGGCCGTTCAGCTCGCCAAGGAGATGGTTCCGGAAATTCAAGCCATGCGCTATTCTTACGTTGACCCGCGCGACCTCGTTGGAACTCCACAGATGAAGGCTTTGAAGGAGAAGGCCAACGGAATAGTGGAGGCCCTCGGCGGCGAGGACTGGTACCATAAGCTTCTCAGCCTGGCGGACAAGAGCGAGCGGGGGAAGGTAGAGGAAGCGGTAGCAAAGATCAAGTTCTTCCTCAACACGATTCTGAACCTTGACAAAAGGCTCGCCCTGGGAAAGATAAACGATCCGGTTATAGCGGTCGACATAAAGGTCGGGGAGGTTATGAGCGTTGCCAAGCATCCGAACGCGGACAGACTGCTGGTCACCAATGTCAACATCGGCGACAGAGCAATAACCGTCGTCACGAACGACCTTACGGTCAAGGAGGGCAATAGGGTTGCGGTGGCTCTCTTACCGCCGGCCAACTTCAGGGGGATAGTCAGCGAGGGAATGTTCCTCGGTGCCGGGGAAGGGGTCCTCAAAGACGTTAATGGTGAGGTAGGCGGCCTTCCGAAGGGAGTTCCACTGGAGGCCTTTGTCGAAACGAGAAACCTCGTAGAGGCTTTTCTGAAGGGTTGA
- a CDS encoding tetratricopeptide repeat protein: protein MIDLDGYVRYGRVEAALNAIREEKDGIIRAELLAELLKRVEKSADYFEVRDGLINSRLFADDRKTKAIILSIIGEALFSTGDEDNGFKFLEEAVSTAKRIAVLMWRAEALVGVGLNLLRAGLYEDAYDLFNRAFEALTASRKDEPDVAIKLISKAAGSLVMGTDYVEDGEWAAAYLELAATMYESIGLELPARNTRARAELIRAAVDGNLGLMRRLLADNRVDDAVLMARYMPGQFRGLAMMEIAFWLYANDHPELGKDLFEDAYSLFNWAERSGYAIGDDSVFSLAMDFVKIGEPELASRLANFIHDDKLLSKLLHRIAREYYKQGDEFLAVNVARAIPDETIKNMALHELGGEVHVGYKQGLSIIRGGEKR, encoded by the coding sequence ATGATTGATCTTGACGGTTACGTGAGATACGGCCGCGTTGAGGCGGCCCTTAACGCCATCCGCGAGGAGAAGGATGGCATAATTAGAGCGGAGCTTTTGGCGGAGCTTCTAAAGCGTGTTGAAAAGAGCGCGGACTACTTTGAGGTTCGCGATGGGCTTATCAACTCCAGGCTTTTTGCCGATGACCGCAAGACTAAAGCGATAATTCTCTCTATAATAGGTGAGGCGCTGTTTTCAACCGGAGATGAGGACAACGGGTTCAAATTCCTGGAAGAGGCCGTATCCACGGCCAAAAGGATAGCCGTTCTCATGTGGCGCGCCGAGGCGTTGGTGGGGGTTGGCCTGAACCTTCTCAGGGCAGGCCTCTACGAGGATGCCTACGATCTCTTTAACCGTGCCTTTGAGGCCCTTACTGCGAGCAGAAAGGACGAACCGGACGTTGCCATAAAGCTCATCTCCAAAGCCGCCGGTTCCCTCGTGATGGGCACGGACTACGTTGAAGATGGTGAGTGGGCCGCGGCGTACCTTGAGCTCGCTGCCACCATGTACGAGAGCATAGGCCTGGAGCTACCTGCAAGAAACACCAGGGCAAGGGCAGAGCTGATACGGGCTGCTGTAGATGGTAACCTCGGCCTCATGCGCCGTCTCCTAGCTGACAACCGGGTAGACGATGCGGTTCTCATGGCCCGTTACATGCCGGGGCAGTTCCGCGGGCTGGCCATGATGGAGATAGCCTTCTGGCTCTACGCCAACGACCATCCAGAGCTTGGGAAAGATTTGTTTGAAGACGCCTACAGCCTCTTCAACTGGGCTGAGAGAAGCGGTTACGCCATCGGCGATGATAGCGTCTTCAGCCTAGCGATGGACTTCGTGAAAATCGGGGAGCCTGAACTGGCCTCTAGGCTGGCCAACTTCATCCACGACGATAAGCTCCTCTCAAAACTCCTGCACAGGATAGCCAGGGAGTACTACAAGCAGGGTGACGAGTTCCTTGCGGTCAACGTGGCACGCGCTATACCCGACGAAACCATTAAGAACATGGCCCTCCATGAACTCGGCGGTGAAGTGCATGTGGGATACAAGCAAGGACTATCGATTATCCGTGGCGGAGAAAAGCGTTGA
- a CDS encoding tetratricopeptide repeat protein — MGRFEEFLRLGNYRGAFAEALKERDPLKRIALTVEVISRSYREDFIPPLLEMLREVKGLKEKAVAESYVGMAFYALELEKEGEEHFGRAFEYLERISSPMVRAGVLRVIGNTLVLSGRYSDGLRAFERAFDILQSGRALYSEVVSEMVRLARDIEHSAEEIPNEKAIDFYRLARGVYEALGFKLQAKEIDNKIELASEVFRRGSLAVTELLERGEAATALQMARFLPPVDRAITMLNVSYWLFIHDMNDLARTVFEDTTEMLLVGKFPAGERELEAVAYKFLRIGKAKEALILAGLLRDERRVSELLGEIAIFHARRGNVDEAMTLANRIGDILIKDKVIKAIKEIRGMQEK, encoded by the coding sequence GGTGGAAGTCATATCTCGCTCTTATAGAGAAGATTTTATTCCACCCCTTTTGGAGATGCTGAGAGAAGTAAAGGGCCTCAAGGAGAAAGCTGTTGCGGAATCGTACGTTGGAATGGCATTCTACGCCCTGGAACTTGAGAAGGAAGGGGAGGAGCATTTTGGAAGGGCCTTTGAGTACCTCGAAAGAATATCCTCCCCCATGGTTCGGGCGGGAGTCCTTCGGGTAATCGGAAATACCCTCGTGCTCTCCGGGAGGTACAGCGACGGTTTGAGAGCCTTTGAGAGGGCCTTTGACATACTTCAATCGGGCAGGGCTCTTTACTCAGAGGTCGTGTCAGAGATGGTCAGGCTGGCGAGGGATATAGAGCATTCCGCGGAGGAAATACCCAACGAGAAGGCCATCGACTTCTACCGCCTTGCGCGGGGCGTTTACGAGGCCCTTGGGTTCAAGCTCCAGGCGAAGGAGATAGACAATAAAATTGAACTCGCCTCGGAGGTCTTCAGGCGCGGCTCCCTTGCCGTTACCGAGCTCCTTGAGAGGGGAGAAGCCGCCACGGCACTTCAGATGGCCCGATTCCTCCCGCCGGTCGACAGAGCGATCACGATGCTGAACGTCTCTTACTGGCTTTTTATCCACGACATGAACGACCTGGCCAGAACGGTTTTCGAGGACACTACTGAAATGCTGCTGGTAGGCAAGTTCCCCGCAGGTGAGAGGGAACTAGAGGCGGTTGCCTACAAGTTCCTTAGGATAGGGAAGGCCAAGGAGGCCCTCATTCTGGCGGGGCTCCTGAGGGATGAGCGCAGAGTCTCCGAGCTCCTTGGAGAGATAGCCATCTTCCATGCCCGCCGGGGAAACGTGGATGAGGCAATGACACTTGCCAATAGAATAGGCGATATCCTTATTAAGGATAAAGTCATAAAGGCCATCAAGGAAATAAGGGGCATGCAAGAAAAGTAA